In Amycolatopsis sp. EV170708-02-1, the following are encoded in one genomic region:
- a CDS encoding BTAD domain-containing putative transcriptional regulator: MPRFGVLGPLTIEDPPGRRTTPRGDHQRALLAVLLLNANSSVPVDALVETLWPDTPPKSYSSNLHTYVSRLRARFEGLEIEREPHGYRLVVEPADLDLLSFREAAAAGKAASRAGDPAAAAGHYRRALAEWRGPVLSGLHIPRLDADVARLESERLAAFEDCVDAELSDGRHGELTGELQAMITEHPLRERLAAQLMIALHRAGRQADSLAVHRDLRATLVEELGVEPGAEVRRVHAAVLRGEDPVPSAKATPIFPICQLPPDIADLAGRESEIAKLSGLLGAGTGVPVALITGEPGAGKSTLAVTTAHRLRRSFPDGQLFVPLAGASDPRELSDVLGDLLRALGVTGPAIPDDVEARAAVYRGRLADRRVLVVLDDAANPEQVRALLPGTPGNAVLITSRRRLSGLAGADRLPLAPLSGAEAVTLLARLAGPDRVGAERADAERIAKACGNLPLALRIAGSRLAMRPGLPLGKLAGRLEDEVSRLDELQVSDLQVRGSIALSYQALSPAARRAFRLIGRCRTLDLPAWAVTTLIDDEGADEAIDELVEASLLEATGLDPTGEQRFRVHDLVRVFATELGRELETHAERVATVAKVSDAALCLADTAARRLPRTVPMPLSDHDLPAQPLDGELVERLLRDPGTWFSVERANLVSVVSSLCAVGWRRKALRILERLSAYLYLHSHYTDMRTAYETLRDAAREAGDRHIAVIADANLAVLLHVRGEYERAAEGYRGCSKELATLGDLATRAWVETNLAHCLVGLGRAGESLHAATQAREMSTVEDSGTHARRAESAALHRLGKISEALEIDRRILAQARESADDRQLGVALQGLSWSLMLDGRQEEALATIEESVRVLRRTTARSALAKSLRTQGAILAGAGQRAGAVKAYENARRLAGALEERPRELSCTRAIAASWIGDGRADRAIPVLRRCLDEFRAMGGKPATGLTLHVLRRAYEAVGETRAAEAAGEEAKRLEVPHDANASTLVRLLLSLTEPAPA, encoded by the coding sequence ATCGAGGATCCGCCCGGGCGGCGCACGACGCCGCGCGGCGATCATCAGCGTGCCCTGCTGGCCGTCCTGCTGCTGAACGCGAACTCGTCCGTCCCGGTCGACGCCCTGGTCGAGACGCTCTGGCCGGACACGCCGCCGAAGTCGTACTCCTCGAATCTGCACACGTACGTCTCCCGTCTGCGAGCCCGGTTCGAGGGGCTGGAGATCGAGCGGGAACCGCACGGCTACCGGCTGGTCGTCGAGCCCGCCGACCTCGATCTGCTGTCCTTCCGCGAGGCCGCCGCGGCGGGGAAGGCGGCGTCGCGGGCGGGCGATCCGGCGGCGGCCGCGGGGCACTACCGCCGGGCGCTGGCGGAGTGGCGCGGGCCGGTCCTTTCCGGACTGCACATCCCCCGGCTCGACGCCGACGTCGCCCGGCTCGAGTCGGAGCGCCTCGCCGCCTTCGAAGACTGTGTCGACGCCGAGCTGTCCGACGGCAGGCACGGCGAGCTCACCGGTGAGCTCCAGGCGATGATCACCGAACATCCGCTGCGCGAGCGGCTGGCCGCGCAGCTGATGATCGCGTTGCACCGCGCCGGACGTCAGGCCGATTCGCTGGCCGTCCACCGGGATCTGCGCGCCACCCTCGTCGAGGAGCTCGGCGTGGAGCCCGGCGCCGAGGTCCGCCGGGTGCACGCCGCCGTGTTGCGCGGTGAGGATCCGGTGCCCTCGGCCAAGGCCACGCCGATCTTCCCGATCTGCCAGCTGCCGCCGGACATCGCGGATCTCGCGGGCCGCGAGAGCGAGATCGCGAAGCTCTCCGGGCTGCTCGGCGCCGGCACCGGTGTCCCGGTCGCGCTGATCACCGGCGAGCCGGGCGCGGGCAAATCGACCCTCGCGGTCACCACCGCGCACAGGCTCCGCCGGTCCTTCCCGGACGGACAGCTGTTCGTCCCGCTGGCCGGCGCCTCCGACCCTCGCGAACTCTCCGACGTCCTCGGCGACCTGTTGCGCGCGCTGGGCGTCACCGGGCCCGCCATCCCGGACGACGTCGAGGCCAGGGCGGCGGTCTACCGGGGCCGTCTCGCCGATCGGCGGGTCCTCGTCGTGCTCGACGACGCCGCGAACCCCGAGCAGGTCCGCGCGCTCCTGCCGGGAACGCCGGGCAACGCGGTCCTGATCACCAGCAGGCGACGGCTTTCCGGGCTCGCCGGGGCGGATCGTCTCCCGCTCGCGCCGCTGTCCGGAGCCGAGGCGGTGACCCTGCTCGCCCGGCTCGCCGGGCCGGACCGGGTGGGCGCCGAACGCGCCGACGCGGAGCGGATCGCCAAGGCCTGCGGCAATCTCCCCCTGGCGTTGCGGATCGCGGGCAGCAGGCTCGCGATGCGGCCCGGTCTGCCGCTCGGGAAGCTCGCCGGGCGGCTGGAGGACGAGGTCTCGCGCCTCGACGAGCTCCAGGTCAGCGATCTCCAGGTCCGCGGCAGCATCGCGTTGAGTTATCAGGCGCTGAGCCCGGCGGCGCGGCGCGCGTTCCGTCTGATCGGCCGCTGCCGCACCCTCGACCTGCCCGCGTGGGCGGTGACGACGCTGATCGATGACGAAGGCGCCGACGAGGCCATCGACGAACTCGTCGAGGCCAGCCTGCTCGAAGCCACCGGTCTCGACCCGACGGGCGAGCAGCGGTTCCGCGTGCACGACCTCGTCCGCGTGTTCGCCACGGAGCTCGGCCGGGAGCTGGAGACCCACGCCGAGCGGGTGGCCACCGTCGCGAAGGTGTCGGACGCGGCGCTGTGCCTCGCCGACACGGCGGCCCGCCGTCTGCCGAGGACGGTGCCGATGCCGTTGTCGGATCACGACCTCCCCGCCCAGCCGCTGGACGGCGAGCTGGTCGAGCGGCTGCTGCGCGATCCCGGCACCTGGTTCTCCGTGGAGCGGGCGAACCTCGTCTCCGTGGTCTCGTCGCTGTGCGCCGTGGGCTGGCGGCGGAAAGCGTTGCGAATACTGGAAAGGCTGAGCGCGTACCTGTACTTGCACAGTCATTACACCGACATGCGGACGGCGTACGAGACGTTGCGTGACGCCGCTCGCGAGGCGGGCGACCGCCACATCGCCGTCATCGCGGACGCGAATTTGGCGGTGTTGCTGCATGTTCGCGGCGAGTACGAACGCGCGGCCGAGGGTTATCGCGGCTGCTCGAAGGAATTGGCGACGCTGGGCGACCTCGCCACCCGGGCGTGGGTGGAGACCAATCTGGCGCACTGCCTCGTCGGGCTCGGCCGGGCCGGGGAATCGCTGCACGCCGCCACCCAGGCCCGCGAAATGTCCACTGTGGAGGATTCCGGCACCCATGCGAGGCGGGCGGAATCCGCCGCGCTGCACCGGTTGGGCAAGATCTCCGAAGCACTGGAGATCGATCGCCGAATTCTCGCCCAGGCACGGGAATCGGCCGACGACCGGCAGCTCGGCGTTGCCCTGCAAGGGCTTTCGTGGTCGCTGATGCTCGACGGCCGCCAGGAGGAGGCACTGGCGACGATCGAGGAATCGGTCCGCGTCCTTCGCCGGACCACGGCCAGATCGGCGCTGGCGAAGTCGTTGCGCACCCAGGGCGCGATCCTCGCGGGCGCCGGGCAGCGCGCCGGCGCGGTGAAGGCGTACGAGAACGCGCGGCGCCTGGCCGGAGCGCTCGAAGAACGGCCGCGAGAGCTTTCCTGCACGCGCGCGATCGCGGCGAGCTGGATCGGCGACGGCCGGGCCGACCGCGCGATTCCCGTGCTGCGCCGCTGTCTCGACGAATTCCGCGCCATGGGCGGGAAACCGGCGACGGGCCTCACCCTGCACGTGCTGCGCAGGGCGTACGAGGCCGTCGGGGAGACAAGGGCGGCCGAGGCGGCGGGTGAAGAGGCGAAGCGATTGGAAGTCCCCCACGACGCCAACGCTTCGACCCTCGTCCGGTTGCTGTTGTCGCTCACCGAACCCGCCCCGGCCTGA